The Methanoregula boonei 6A8 genome has a window encoding:
- a CDS encoding GNAT family N-acetyltransferase — protein MLGDRIGLSPEVSGVEVRELPPHEMQRAEEELWIHDRQQKADTSTDRVFAAFTGASLVGVARCTRFPEGSLVDGVYVLEEYRHRGFAQRIMRRLIEECGRDGALYLYAKPEHLDFYREMGFEPVPEAVLPAAIRAGTPGAGGASPMKRDPLPPAGDLHE, from the coding sequence GTGCTGGGCGACCGGATCGGGTTATCACCGGAAGTCTCCGGTGTAGAGGTCCGCGAACTCCCTCCCCACGAGATGCAACGGGCCGAAGAGGAACTCTGGATCCACGACCGGCAGCAGAAAGCAGACACCTCAACCGACCGGGTCTTTGCCGCCTTTACCGGCGCAAGCCTTGTCGGGGTTGCACGCTGCACCCGGTTCCCGGAGGGTTCCCTTGTGGACGGGGTGTACGTTCTCGAAGAGTACCGCCACCGGGGATTTGCCCAACGGATCATGCGGCGCCTGATCGAAGAGTGCGGCCGGGACGGGGCCCTGTACCTGTACGCGAAGCCCGAGCACCTTGACTTTTACCGGGAGATGGGATTTGAGCCCGTACCTGAAGCCGTTCTTCCCGCAGCCATCCGGGCCGGAACTCCGGGCGCGGGCGGCGCCAGTCCCATGAAGCGCGATCCCCTGCCACCGGCAGGAGACCTGCACGAATAG
- a CDS encoding ArsR family transcriptional regulator gives MKTEKVMYFSEKEEEFANLLIEIGTRKNIAKVLVFLAGTSPATSRAIERGTDLRQPEVSIAMRSLSNRGWVSSRESKAESKGRPVKIYVLAKPIGEIMDSIESEKKKEATTQLAMIQKLREYIR, from the coding sequence ATGAAGACCGAAAAAGTCATGTATTTCTCAGAAAAAGAAGAAGAGTTCGCAAACCTGCTCATTGAGATTGGCACCAGGAAAAATATTGCAAAGGTCCTGGTCTTCCTTGCCGGCACTTCCCCGGCAACGTCCCGGGCCATCGAACGGGGCACGGATCTCCGCCAGCCCGAAGTGAGCATTGCCATGAGATCACTTTCCAACCGTGGCTGGGTCTCAAGCCGCGAGAGCAAGGCAGAGAGCAAGGGGCGGCCGGTCAAGATCTACGTCCTTGCAAAGCCCATTGGCGAGATCATGGACAGCATCGAGAGCGAGAAGAAGAAAGAGGCCACAACGCAGCTTGCCATGATACAGAAATTACGGGAATATATCCGGTAA
- a CDS encoding ferredoxin domain-containing protein — protein sequence MTTEQDAVKTVAGLMAIAARTAPKACGLDSIKIEIVTGKEQQALGNKMIAAAKETGMDFLRINGEQAKASDATVLIGVEGTKTLGINCGGCGYASCAEMVKAQKAKKNKGSAYAGPNCVLKISDLGIAVGSAVKTAQIHNVDNRIMYTAGFVALKAGSLKGCSVAYGIPLRASGKSIYFDVQFGH from the coding sequence ATGACAACTGAACAGGATGCAGTAAAGACCGTTGCCGGCCTCATGGCAATTGCAGCACGGACGGCACCCAAGGCATGCGGACTTGACTCGATCAAGATTGAGATCGTGACCGGTAAAGAGCAGCAGGCTCTCGGGAACAAAATGATCGCCGCAGCAAAAGAGACCGGCATGGATTTTCTGCGGATCAACGGCGAGCAGGCGAAAGCAAGCGATGCCACGGTCCTCATCGGGGTCGAGGGCACAAAGACGCTTGGCATCAACTGCGGCGGGTGCGGGTATGCCAGCTGCGCAGAGATGGTAAAGGCACAGAAAGCAAAAAAGAACAAGGGCTCTGCCTATGCCGGCCCAAACTGCGTGCTCAAGATTTCCGATCTTGGCATTGCGGTCGGCTCAGCAGTAAAGACCGCCCAGATCCATAACGTGGACAACCGGATCATGTACACGGCCGGGTTTGTTGCCCTAAAAGCCGGTTCCCTCAAAGGGTGCAGTGTTGCCTACGGCATCCCGCTCCGGGCGTCAGGCAAAAGTATCTACTTTGATGTCCAGTTCGGGCACTAA